The Candidatus Methylomirabilota bacterium genome contains the following window.
TTGAAGGACGGGCAGAGCGGCAGACACCGCCGGCAGCCGTTGCAGATGTCGGCGACCCGCCGGAACTCGCCCTCGACCTTCGAAAGATCCCAGAACTCCGCCGACCGGATATCCAGCTTGCTCATGCTGAATAACGAGAGGCGACTGACGCGTGCGGGCGGCGGGCGGCCCTCGGAGACCCGTAGCTTCTGGGCACCGTGTCAACACCGCGCGGACAGCGCAGCGCGCGGGAGGTCGCCGGCGTGGTCGACGAGGGCCGCCCGGCGCCCGGACGCTTCAGATCGCCTCCGCGGGCTCCTTGCCGGCGACCTGCTTCAGCCCTTTGCTGAAACGCCCCGCGTGCGACTTCTCCGCCTTGGCGAGGGTCTCGAACCATTCCGCCACCTCGGGAAATCCCTCTTCGCGGGCGGTCTTGGCCATGCCCGGATACATCTGGGTGTACTCGTAGGTCTCGCCCTCGACGGCCGACTTCAGATTCAGCTCGGTCCTGCCGAACGGCACGCTGGTGACCGGGTCGCCCACCTGCCTGAGGAAGTCGAGGTGGCCGAAGGCGTGGCCGGTCTCCGCGTCGGCGGTGTCCTTGAAGAGGCCCGCGATGTCGGGGAACCCTTCGATGTCGGCGACCCGCGCGAAGTAGAGGTAGCGTCGGTTCGCCTGTGACTCGCCGGCGAACGCTTCCTTCAGGTTCTCGAGGCTCTTAGTCCCATTGAGGCCTTTGCCGGGCATATGTCCTCCTTGTCGGTGATGGGTTTCCGGATGAGCCGCCGCCCGCGCGACAGCGGGCGCAGCGGCCGTAGAACTCGATGCGGTGATCGAGCACCTCGAAGCCCGTGGTCGAGCGTAGAGCCCGGCGCACCCCGCCGCCCGCCCGCGGCGGCACGTCGTAGATGCGCCCGCAGACCACGCACGTGAAGTGATCGTGCGCCGCCGTCTTGCCATCGAACCGCATGCCCGCCACATCGGGCCGCTCCGTCAGCAGCCCCTGGGCGGCGAGCACCCTCAGATTCCGGTAGACGGTCGCCAGGCTCACCCCCGGCAGCCGGCGCCGCACGAGGCGATACACCAGGGCCGCCGACGGGTGGGCGTCGGTGGCTCGCACCACGTCGAGGATGATCCGGCGGGGCTCGGTCAGACGCAGCCCCCGCGCGCGCAGAGTGTCCCGCGTCCGGACGGCAGCGTCGGCGGCGTGCGGTCGTATCGGCCTCATCGTCTTTTTAGGAATGATTCTCAAAAACAGCAGACGGGATTGTAGCCACGAGGGAAGGCGGCTGTCAACCGATGCGGACCGCGGTCGGAGGGACTAGTGCCGTTCCAACTTGTTGATACTAAATCTGTCCACGAACGACGTACACGGTGCCTTCCTAGGCGCGAATAGTTGGAACGGCACTAGGCGGTGGCCAGGTGCGCCGCCACGACGTGCAGCACGTCGCCGACGCTGAACGGCTTGCGGATCACCGGCAGCGAACCGGCCGGGTCGTCCAGCTCGCCGGTCAGGAGGATGATGCGATTGGCCAGCCTCGGATGCCGGCGGGCGATCTCCCCGTTGAGCGTCGTGCCCGAGCACCCGGGCAGGCGCAGATCCGAGATCACCAGGTCGTAGGGGCAGCACGCCACCGCATCCAGGGCGTCCTCGCCGGAGGCGACGGCATCGACGTCGTAGCCGACCCCGGTCAGCAGCTCGGCGACGACGTCCTGCACGTCGGCCTCGTCGTCGACGAGCAGAATCCGCGGGCGAGTGGTGGCGGCGGCCACTTCAGTGCCAGCCCCTCTTCAGTCCCTCGGCACCGGGCGCAGGCGGAGCCGCGCCGATTCGAAGTCGATGACCCGGGCCGGCCGAGCCCGGCGGGGCCGGGACGGCACGATCAGCTCCACCGCGTCCTCGAAGAGCGCCCCGTAATCGCCGGGGGCCAGGCGGTAGCGCGGGCGGCGGAGAATCCCTCGCACCTCCGCGACGGCCAGTCGCAGGCGCCACCACGCGGTCTGTAGGCGGCTCCAGAGGGTCGGCCACTCGGGCTCGACGGACGCCGGCGCTGGCGACTCCGGCCTGGGGAGATAGTAGACGTTCGAGTCGATCAGGATGCCGTTCATCTGAGCCCCCGTTCCTCCATGAGCGCAGTCACTTGGCGCAGCGTCCCCCGCAAGACGTCGTCGAGCGCCGTCTTGACCCGGTAGGCCTCGATCATCGCTGCCACGCGCCCGCGATCGGAGTCCGCCTCCATCGCGCCGGCCTCCGTCGCCGCGGCCCGGGAGGTGAGGATCAGGCGCGCCTCGGCCAGCGAGGCCAGCGCCGACCCCGTCGCCTCGATCTGCGCCCTCACGGCCTCGGGACGGAGGGCCGGCTCGGCGATCAGGACGCGTGGGCGCCAGGCGCCGGGCGTCATCGTCTTGGCCAGGAGGATTTCCGGGCGCCACAGCGTGATCCCGGAAGCCCGGGACTTGAGCGGCTGCTGCGGCATGTCGATCGCGGCTTTCGGGCGCGGCCTGATCACATCCATGATGCGGATGTCTTAGGCAACTCAGGTGCCACAGCCGCGGACCCTCTAACGGCAGGATATTACAGGGATTGGGAAAGGGTGAAGTTCGCGCGGGTAGGAGAACGTCCCTGGCGCCGGGAGTTTCTCCCTGACGAATTTAGGCGGAGCGGGTCAGCCCGAAATCGCGGATCTTCTTGTTCAGCGTCTTGATGTCGACGTCGAGCACGCGGGCGGCCTGCGCCTTGTTCCAGCCCGTCGCCTGCAGCACGCGCTCGACGTGACGGCGCTCCATATCCTGGAGCGATACGAGCGTCGCGTCGACCGGCTCGGCGGTCACGCGCGGGGCCGAGGCCAGCTCCGTCGGCAGGCCGCCCACCTGCACCTCGTCCCCCTCGTGGAGGATGAGCAGGCGCTCGATCAGATTGCGGAGCTCGCGGATGTTGCCGGGCCAGTCGTACTGCATGAGCCGCTCCATGGCTCCCGCCGAGAACCGCAGCGTCTTGCCGCCCCGGGCCCCCGGCGCGGCGAAGTACTGGACCAGCAGCGGGATGTCGGACCGGCGGCGGCGCAGCGGCGGCACCGGGACCGTGATCGTGCTCACGCGGTAGAAGAGATCCCAGCGGAACCGCCCCTCGGCGGCCT
Protein-coding sequences here:
- a CDS encoding rubrerythrin family protein; its protein translation is MPGKGLNGTKSLENLKEAFAGESQANRRYLYFARVADIEGFPDIAGLFKDTADAETGHAFGHLDFLRQVGDPVTSVPFGRTELNLKSAVEGETYEYTQMYPGMAKTAREEGFPEVAEWFETLAKAEKSHAGRFSKGLKQVAGKEPAEAI
- a CDS encoding response regulator, translating into MAAATTRPRILLVDDEADVQDVVAELLTGVGYDVDAVASGEDALDAVACCPYDLVISDLRLPGCSGTTLNGEIARRHPRLANRIILLTGELDDPAGSLPVIRKPFSVGDVLHVVAAHLATA
- a CDS encoding transcriptional repressor gives rise to the protein MRPIRPHAADAAVRTRDTLRARGLRLTEPRRIILDVVRATDAHPSAALVYRLVRRRLPGVSLATVYRNLRVLAAQGLLTERPDVAGMRFDGKTAAHDHFTCVVCGRIYDVPPRAGGGVRRALRSTTGFEVLDHRIEFYGRCARCRAGGGSSGNPSPTRRTYARQRPQWD